From Dasypus novemcinctus isolate mDasNov1 chromosome 19, mDasNov1.1.hap2, whole genome shotgun sequence, a single genomic window includes:
- the CASTOR1 gene encoding cytosolic arginine sensor for mTORC1 subunit 1 isoform X3 produces the protein MVDEEGFKELPPSEFLQVAEATWLVLNVSSHSNAATAVQAAGVTKIARSVIAPLAEHHVSVLMLSTYQTDFILVREQDLSVVIHTLAQEFDIYREVGGEPMPVARDDSSNGFPRAQHAGPSPTVHPVQSPQNRFCVLTLDPETLPAIATTLIDVLFYSHSAPKEAASGGPEPSSIPFFAFSLIEGYISIVMDAETQKKFPSDLLLTSSSGELWRMVRIGGQPLGFDECGIVAQIAGPLAAADISAYYISTFNFDHALVPEDGIGSVIEILQRRQEGLGS, from the exons ATGGTGGACGAAGAGGGCTTCAAag AGCTGCCCCCATCTGAATTCCTACAAGTAGCTGAAGCCACCTGGCTAGTACTGAACGTCTCGTCTCACAGCAATGCAGCCACAGCAGTGCAGGCCGCTGGGGTCACCAAGATCGCCCGCTCGGTCATCGCGCCGCTGGCCGAGCACCATGTGTCCGTGCTAATGCTGTCCACTTACCAGACGGACTTCATCCTG GTACGGGAGCAGGACCTGTCCGTGGTGATCCACACGCTGGCCCAGGAGTTCGACATTTATCGTGAGGTGGGCGGGGAGCCCATGCCTGTAGCCCGGGATGATTCCAGCAATGGCTTTCCCCGTGCCCAGCATG CAGGGCCCAGCCCCACGGTGCATCCCGTCCAGAGCCCCCAGAACCGCTTCTGCGTCCTCACGCTGGACCCCGAGACCCTGCCGGCCATCGCCACCACACTCATCGACGTCCTCTTCTATTCACACAG TGCCCCCAAGGAGGCAGCCTCTGGCGGCCCCGAGCCCAGCTCCATCCCCTTCTTTGCCTTCTCCCTCATTGAGGGTTATATCTCCATCGTCATGGACGCTGAGACACAGAAAAA GTTCCCGAGCGACCTCCTGCTGACCAGCTCCTCGGGGGAGCTCTGGAGGATGGTCCGCATCGGCGGACAGCCCCTGGGCTTCG aTGAATGCGGGATCGTGGCCCAGATCGCGGGCCCCCTGGCGGCGGCCGACATCTCCGCCTATTACATCAGCACCTTCAACTTCGACCACGCCCTG GTACCTGAGGACGGGATCGGCAGCGTCATCGAGATCCTCCAGCGACGGCAGGAGGGCCTGGGCTCGTGA
- the CASTOR1 gene encoding cytosolic arginine sensor for mTORC1 subunit 1 isoform X4 — protein sequence MCPLPAELPPSEFLQVAEATWLVLNVSSHSNAATAVQAAGVTKIARSVIAPLAEHHVSVLMLSTYQTDFILVREQDLSVVIHTLAQEFDIYREVGGEPMPVARDDSSNGFPRAQHAGPSPTVHPVQSPQNRFCVLTLDPETLPAIATTLIDVLFYSHSAPKEAASGGPEPSSIPFFAFSLIEGYISIVMDAETQKKFPSDLLLTSSSGELWRMVRIGGQPLGFDECGIVAQIAGPLAAADISAYYISTFNFDHALVPEDGIGSVIEILQRRQEGLGS from the exons ATGTGCCCCCTGCCCGCAGAGCTGCCCCCATCTGAATTCCTACAAGTAGCTGAAGCCACCTGGCTAGTACTGAACGTCTCGTCTCACAGCAATGCAGCCACAGCAGTGCAGGCCGCTGGGGTCACCAAGATCGCCCGCTCGGTCATCGCGCCGCTGGCCGAGCACCATGTGTCCGTGCTAATGCTGTCCACTTACCAGACGGACTTCATCCTG GTACGGGAGCAGGACCTGTCCGTGGTGATCCACACGCTGGCCCAGGAGTTCGACATTTATCGTGAGGTGGGCGGGGAGCCCATGCCTGTAGCCCGGGATGATTCCAGCAATGGCTTTCCCCGTGCCCAGCATG CAGGGCCCAGCCCCACGGTGCATCCCGTCCAGAGCCCCCAGAACCGCTTCTGCGTCCTCACGCTGGACCCCGAGACCCTGCCGGCCATCGCCACCACACTCATCGACGTCCTCTTCTATTCACACAG TGCCCCCAAGGAGGCAGCCTCTGGCGGCCCCGAGCCCAGCTCCATCCCCTTCTTTGCCTTCTCCCTCATTGAGGGTTATATCTCCATCGTCATGGACGCTGAGACACAGAAAAA GTTCCCGAGCGACCTCCTGCTGACCAGCTCCTCGGGGGAGCTCTGGAGGATGGTCCGCATCGGCGGACAGCCCCTGGGCTTCG aTGAATGCGGGATCGTGGCCCAGATCGCGGGCCCCCTGGCGGCGGCCGACATCTCCGCCTATTACATCAGCACCTTCAACTTCGACCACGCCCTG GTACCTGAGGACGGGATCGGCAGCGTCATCGAGATCCTCCAGCGACGGCAGGAGGGCCTGGGCTCGTGA
- the CASTOR1 gene encoding cytosolic arginine sensor for mTORC1 subunit 1 isoform X2 — protein MELHILEHRVRVLSLARPGLWLYTHPLIKLLFLPRRSRCKFFSLTETPEDYTLMVDEEGFKELPPSEFLQVAEATWLVLNVSSHSNAATAVQAAGVTKIARSVIAPLAEHHVSVLMLSTYQTDFILVREQDLSVVIHTLAQEFDIYREVGGEPMPVARDDSSNGFPRAQHGPSPTVHPVQSPQNRFCVLTLDPETLPAIATTLIDVLFYSHSAPKEAASGGPEPSSIPFFAFSLIEGYISIVMDAETQKKFPSDLLLTSSSGELWRMVRIGGQPLGFDECGIVAQIAGPLAAADISAYYISTFNFDHALVPEDGIGSVIEILQRRQEGLGS, from the exons ATGGAGTTGCACATCCTAGAGCACCGGGTACGCGTGCTGAGCCTTGCCCGTCCCGGTCTCTGGCTCTACACCCACCCGCTCATCAAGCTGCTGTTCCTGCCCCGCCGCAGCCG GTGCAAGTTCTTCAGCCTGACTGAGACCCCCGAGGATTACACGCTCATGGTGGACGAAGAGGGCTTCAAag AGCTGCCCCCATCTGAATTCCTACAAGTAGCTGAAGCCACCTGGCTAGTACTGAACGTCTCGTCTCACAGCAATGCAGCCACAGCAGTGCAGGCCGCTGGGGTCACCAAGATCGCCCGCTCGGTCATCGCGCCGCTGGCCGAGCACCATGTGTCCGTGCTAATGCTGTCCACTTACCAGACGGACTTCATCCTG GTACGGGAGCAGGACCTGTCCGTGGTGATCCACACGCTGGCCCAGGAGTTCGACATTTATCGTGAGGTGGGCGGGGAGCCCATGCCTGTAGCCCGGGATGATTCCAGCAATGGCTTTCCCCGTGCCCAGCATG GGCCCAGCCCCACGGTGCATCCCGTCCAGAGCCCCCAGAACCGCTTCTGCGTCCTCACGCTGGACCCCGAGACCCTGCCGGCCATCGCCACCACACTCATCGACGTCCTCTTCTATTCACACAG TGCCCCCAAGGAGGCAGCCTCTGGCGGCCCCGAGCCCAGCTCCATCCCCTTCTTTGCCTTCTCCCTCATTGAGGGTTATATCTCCATCGTCATGGACGCTGAGACACAGAAAAA GTTCCCGAGCGACCTCCTGCTGACCAGCTCCTCGGGGGAGCTCTGGAGGATGGTCCGCATCGGCGGACAGCCCCTGGGCTTCG aTGAATGCGGGATCGTGGCCCAGATCGCGGGCCCCCTGGCGGCGGCCGACATCTCCGCCTATTACATCAGCACCTTCAACTTCGACCACGCCCTG GTACCTGAGGACGGGATCGGCAGCGTCATCGAGATCCTCCAGCGACGGCAGGAGGGCCTGGGCTCGTGA
- the CASTOR1 gene encoding cytosolic arginine sensor for mTORC1 subunit 1 isoform X1 produces MELHILEHRVRVLSLARPGLWLYTHPLIKLLFLPRRSRCKFFSLTETPEDYTLMVDEEGFKELPPSEFLQVAEATWLVLNVSSHSNAATAVQAAGVTKIARSVIAPLAEHHVSVLMLSTYQTDFILVREQDLSVVIHTLAQEFDIYREVGGEPMPVARDDSSNGFPRAQHAGPSPTVHPVQSPQNRFCVLTLDPETLPAIATTLIDVLFYSHSAPKEAASGGPEPSSIPFFAFSLIEGYISIVMDAETQKKFPSDLLLTSSSGELWRMVRIGGQPLGFDECGIVAQIAGPLAAADISAYYISTFNFDHALVPEDGIGSVIEILQRRQEGLGS; encoded by the exons ATGGAGTTGCACATCCTAGAGCACCGGGTACGCGTGCTGAGCCTTGCCCGTCCCGGTCTCTGGCTCTACACCCACCCGCTCATCAAGCTGCTGTTCCTGCCCCGCCGCAGCCG GTGCAAGTTCTTCAGCCTGACTGAGACCCCCGAGGATTACACGCTCATGGTGGACGAAGAGGGCTTCAAag AGCTGCCCCCATCTGAATTCCTACAAGTAGCTGAAGCCACCTGGCTAGTACTGAACGTCTCGTCTCACAGCAATGCAGCCACAGCAGTGCAGGCCGCTGGGGTCACCAAGATCGCCCGCTCGGTCATCGCGCCGCTGGCCGAGCACCATGTGTCCGTGCTAATGCTGTCCACTTACCAGACGGACTTCATCCTG GTACGGGAGCAGGACCTGTCCGTGGTGATCCACACGCTGGCCCAGGAGTTCGACATTTATCGTGAGGTGGGCGGGGAGCCCATGCCTGTAGCCCGGGATGATTCCAGCAATGGCTTTCCCCGTGCCCAGCATG CAGGGCCCAGCCCCACGGTGCATCCCGTCCAGAGCCCCCAGAACCGCTTCTGCGTCCTCACGCTGGACCCCGAGACCCTGCCGGCCATCGCCACCACACTCATCGACGTCCTCTTCTATTCACACAG TGCCCCCAAGGAGGCAGCCTCTGGCGGCCCCGAGCCCAGCTCCATCCCCTTCTTTGCCTTCTCCCTCATTGAGGGTTATATCTCCATCGTCATGGACGCTGAGACACAGAAAAA GTTCCCGAGCGACCTCCTGCTGACCAGCTCCTCGGGGGAGCTCTGGAGGATGGTCCGCATCGGCGGACAGCCCCTGGGCTTCG aTGAATGCGGGATCGTGGCCCAGATCGCGGGCCCCCTGGCGGCGGCCGACATCTCCGCCTATTACATCAGCACCTTCAACTTCGACCACGCCCTG GTACCTGAGGACGGGATCGGCAGCGTCATCGAGATCCTCCAGCGACGGCAGGAGGGCCTGGGCTCGTGA